Proteins from a single region of Vicinamibacterales bacterium:
- a CDS encoding S9 family peptidase encodes MMRFHRLPLLVVFALLCSAGFSVAQEKRVLSFVDVLELPTLQDPQLSPDGKQILFIMERPDWKANRRVGHIYRINADGTSQVQLTSGESGESSPRWSPDGESIAFTTRRDPDTNNQIYVLRADGGEARRLTNHATAPGNLTWAPDGKTIYFTAPDAKSADEKEKDRLLDDVYAFEENNFKQRHLWTADLAGKTTRITEGDWSVGGFELSATGSRIAMTRTPSPLLEFTDRTEVWVMDASGANAKQLTSNKVPESGAALSPDGSTVLFTSASNEQFDLYYNDKLFLVPAAGGPARVLLPDAPYGVENASWSADGKSIYFTANMGVHNEVMRVEVATRRVTQLSAGEHALQGWAFNDAAGLHVFTSNSAARPGEIHTMANGAQPKRVTAVFDDTLARFKIARQEKITWKGQDGVTVEGLLSYPVDYQAGRKYPLIVMTHGGPAASDRFGFSGDVQVYAGKGYAVLKPNYRGSTGYGDAFLRDMVKGYFKQAHLDVMTGTDAVIAMGLADPNKLVKMGWSGGGHMTNKIITFTDRFKAASSGAGAANWISMYAQSDHREFRTPWFGGTRWQANAPIDLYWNHSPLKDVSKVKTPTIFLVGQEDPRVPLPQSVEMYRALKSNGVPTHLYVAPREGHGWTELRHRLFKLQIEMEWFEKHIHDRAYAWEKVPGEEKKDPAKVPAAAGQVQ; translated from the coding sequence ATGATGCGCTTCCACCGTCTCCCACTCCTCGTCGTGTTCGCGTTGCTCTGCTCCGCGGGCTTCAGCGTTGCCCAGGAGAAGCGGGTCCTGTCGTTCGTGGACGTGCTGGAGCTGCCGACGCTCCAGGATCCGCAGCTGTCGCCGGACGGCAAGCAGATTCTGTTCATCATGGAACGGCCAGACTGGAAGGCCAACCGGAGAGTTGGCCACATCTACCGCATTAACGCCGATGGCACCAGCCAGGTGCAGTTGACGTCTGGGGAGAGCGGCGAATCGAGCCCGCGCTGGTCGCCCGACGGCGAGTCCATTGCCTTCACGACACGCCGCGACCCCGACACCAACAACCAGATCTACGTGCTGCGCGCGGACGGCGGCGAGGCGCGCCGCCTCACGAATCACGCGACGGCGCCCGGCAACCTCACCTGGGCGCCGGACGGCAAGACCATCTACTTCACCGCCCCCGACGCGAAGTCGGCGGACGAGAAGGAAAAGGACCGCCTCCTGGACGATGTCTACGCGTTCGAGGAGAACAATTTCAAGCAGCGCCACTTGTGGACGGCGGACCTGGCCGGCAAGACCACGCGAATCACGGAAGGCGACTGGTCGGTCGGCGGTTTCGAGCTGTCGGCGACCGGGTCGCGCATCGCGATGACGCGCACGCCGAGCCCGTTGCTGGAATTCACCGATCGCACGGAAGTGTGGGTGATGGACGCTTCGGGCGCGAACGCGAAGCAGCTCACCAGCAACAAGGTTCCGGAGAGTGGCGCGGCCTTGTCGCCCGACGGGTCAACCGTGCTGTTCACGTCGGCGTCGAACGAGCAGTTCGACCTCTACTACAACGACAAGCTCTTCCTGGTGCCGGCGGCCGGCGGCCCGGCGCGCGTGCTGCTGCCGGACGCGCCGTACGGGGTGGAGAACGCGTCTTGGAGCGCCGACGGCAAGTCGATCTACTTCACCGCCAACATGGGCGTGCACAACGAGGTGATGCGGGTCGAGGTCGCGACCCGGCGGGTCACGCAACTCTCGGCCGGCGAGCACGCGCTCCAGGGCTGGGCGTTCAACGACGCGGCGGGCCTGCACGTGTTCACGAGCAACTCGGCGGCGCGGCCGGGTGAAATCCACACCATGGCGAACGGTGCCCAGCCGAAGCGCGTTACCGCGGTGTTCGACGACACGCTGGCCAGGTTCAAGATCGCGCGCCAGGAGAAGATCACCTGGAAGGGCCAGGACGGCGTCACGGTGGAAGGCCTGCTCTCCTACCCGGTGGACTACCAGGCCGGGCGGAAGTACCCGCTCATCGTCATGACCCACGGCGGTCCCGCCGCGTCGGATCGGTTCGGCTTCAGTGGCGACGTGCAGGTCTACGCGGGGAAGGGCTATGCGGTGCTGAAGCCGAACTACCGCGGCAGCACGGGCTATGGCGATGCGTTCCTGCGCGACATGGTCAAGGGTTACTTCAAGCAGGCGCACCTCGACGTGATGACCGGCACCGACGCGGTGATTGCCATGGGGCTGGCCGATCCCAACAAGCTCGTCAAGATGGGATGGAGCGGCGGCGGCCACATGACGAACAAGATCATCACGTTCACCGATCGCTTCAAGGCGGCGAGTAGCGGCGCCGGCGCGGCGAACTGGATCTCGATGTATGCGCAGAGCGATCACCGCGAGTTCCGCACGCCGTGGTTCGGCGGCACGCGGTGGCAGGCGAACGCGCCGATCGACCTGTATTGGAACCACTCGCCGCTCAAGGACGTGTCGAAGGTGAAGACGCCGACGATCTTCCTGGTCGGCCAGGAGGATCCGCGGGTGCCGCTGCCGCAATCGGTCGAGATGTACCGCGCGCTCAAGTCGAACGGCGTGCCGACCCATCTGTATGTGGCGCCCCGTGAAGGGCATGGCTGGACCGAGCTCCGGCACCGGCTCTTCAAGCTCCAGATCGAGATGGAGTGGTTCGAGAAGCACATCCACGATCGCGCCTATGCCTGGGAAAAAGTGCCGGGCGAGGAAAAGAAGGATCCGGCCAAGGTTCCGGCGGCAGCCGGTCAGGTCCAGTAA
- a CDS encoding TAT-variant-translocated molybdopterin oxidoreductase — MSAPIDIQAVRARLEQQGGPQVWRSLESVAETAEFKDYLHREFPTNASEWLDPVGRRSFLKLMSASMALAGVTACTVQPTEMIVPYVRQPEEEIPGKPLFFATAMSLGGVATGLLVESHEGRPTKVEGNPDHPASQGATDLFAQGSVLTLYDPDRSQTITQLGEIRPWSAVIAAMRGGLSAQSATKGGGLRILTETVNSPSLAAQIQQVLLQQPNAKWIQWEPMPRDNARAGARTAFGEYLEPVYDLSKADVILSLDADFLASAGPANLHHSRQFAARRRVEDGADNLNRLYVVETDHSVTGGRADNRLPLKPSQIEAFARAVVQHAGVAGVTGTAPAGSEAFADAVAKDLTAHRGRAVVMVGDAQPPAVHALAHALNAAIGAVGATVSYMPTPEAVPSEQHAALRELVTDIEAGHVQMLVILGESNPAMSAPADFKFAEALSKVALRVHSGLFFDETATLCHWHVPATHYLEAWGDARSCDGTISIVQPLIQPLYGGKSAHEIIATLSDRPERNGYDVVREYWMGAKVPAVPGVPAAVPSATATAAQGAPVAPVAPAAPATAAETFEKTWRKWLHDGFIAGSAFAPSAAVLAADVAARITAAPAGGAIEISFRRDETIYDGRFANNGWLQELPKPVSKLTWDNGALMSPSTAEANGLQTGDLIAVQHEGRTLNVPVWILPGHAKDAITVSVGYGRTRAGQLGNGTGFNAYALRGSSAPWFGAATITKTGGTYDLVGTQDHWSIEGRNIIRSATLEEFKANPAFVKEMEHGKLDKRISLYADKEYKGDQWGMAIDMNACTGCSACIIACVAENNIPVVGKEQVSKNREMHWLRIDRYFAGDLDTPDTYYQPMPCQQCENAPCEVVCPVAATTHSPEGLNDMVYNRCVGTRYCSNNCPWKVRRFNFLLFQDWNTPQFKMQRNPDVTVRSRGIMEKCTYCVQRINAARIQSKREDRAIRDGEIVTACQAVCPAGAIVFGNINDPNSQVAKLKSSPRNYATLEDLNTRPRTTYLAAVRNPNPALPSNPMVGGHHATTESHEAASPEGGH, encoded by the coding sequence ATGAGCGCGCCGATTGACATCCAGGCCGTCCGCGCCCGCCTCGAACAGCAGGGCGGGCCGCAAGTATGGCGCAGCCTCGAGTCGGTCGCCGAGACCGCCGAATTCAAGGACTACCTCCACCGCGAGTTCCCGACCAACGCGTCGGAATGGCTCGACCCGGTGGGGCGCCGCTCGTTCCTGAAGCTGATGAGCGCGTCGATGGCGCTGGCCGGCGTCACCGCCTGCACGGTGCAGCCGACGGAAATGATCGTCCCGTACGTCCGGCAGCCCGAAGAGGAAATCCCCGGCAAGCCGCTGTTCTTCGCGACCGCGATGTCGCTTGGCGGCGTCGCCACCGGCCTCCTCGTCGAAAGCCACGAAGGCCGCCCGACCAAGGTCGAGGGCAACCCGGATCACCCCGCCAGCCAGGGCGCGACCGACCTGTTCGCGCAGGGCTCGGTGCTCACGTTGTACGACCCGGATCGCTCGCAGACGATCACGCAGCTCGGCGAGATTCGTCCGTGGAGCGCGGTGATTGCCGCCATGCGCGGCGGCCTGTCGGCGCAGTCGGCCACCAAGGGCGGCGGGCTTCGCATCCTCACCGAGACGGTGAACTCGCCCTCGCTCGCGGCGCAGATTCAGCAAGTGCTGCTGCAGCAGCCCAACGCCAAGTGGATCCAGTGGGAGCCGATGCCGCGCGACAACGCGCGCGCCGGCGCCCGCACCGCGTTCGGCGAATACCTCGAGCCGGTCTACGACCTGTCGAAGGCCGACGTCATCCTCTCGCTCGACGCCGACTTCCTGGCCTCGGCCGGACCGGCGAATCTGCACCACTCGCGCCAGTTCGCGGCGCGCCGCCGGGTTGAAGACGGCGCCGACAACCTCAATCGCCTCTACGTCGTCGAGACCGATCACTCGGTCACCGGCGGCCGCGCCGACAACCGCCTGCCGCTCAAGCCGAGCCAGATTGAGGCCTTCGCCCGCGCGGTGGTCCAGCACGCCGGCGTCGCCGGCGTCACCGGCACGGCGCCGGCCGGTAGCGAAGCGTTTGCCGACGCGGTGGCCAAGGATCTGACCGCGCATCGCGGCCGCGCCGTGGTGATGGTGGGCGATGCCCAGCCGCCCGCGGTGCACGCCCTCGCGCACGCGTTGAACGCCGCCATCGGCGCCGTCGGCGCCACGGTGTCGTACATGCCGACGCCCGAAGCGGTGCCGAGCGAGCAGCACGCGGCGCTGCGCGAGCTGGTCACCGACATCGAGGCCGGCCACGTCCAGATGCTGGTCATCCTCGGCGAGTCGAACCCGGCGATGAGCGCGCCGGCCGACTTCAAGTTCGCCGAGGCGTTGAGCAAGGTCGCCCTGCGCGTGCACTCGGGCCTGTTTTTCGACGAGACCGCCACGCTGTGCCACTGGCACGTGCCGGCGACTCACTACCTCGAGGCCTGGGGCGACGCCCGCAGCTGCGACGGCACGATCTCGATCGTGCAGCCGCTGATCCAGCCGCTCTACGGCGGCAAGTCGGCGCACGAGATCATCGCGACGCTGTCGGACCGCCCGGAGCGCAACGGCTACGACGTCGTTCGCGAATACTGGATGGGAGCTAAGGTGCCAGCGGTGCCTGGGGTGCCGGCGGCGGTGCCAAGTGCCACTGCCACTGCTGCACAAGGTGCACCCGTCGCACCTGTTGCACCCGCCGCACCCGCGACCGCCGCGGAGACGTTCGAGAAGACCTGGCGCAAGTGGCTTCACGATGGCTTCATTGCCGGCTCGGCGTTCGCGCCGTCGGCTGCCGTTCTCGCCGCCGATGTGGCGGCGCGGATCACCGCGGCGCCCGCCGGTGGCGCCATCGAGATCAGCTTCCGCCGCGACGAGACGATCTACGACGGCCGCTTCGCCAACAACGGCTGGCTGCAGGAACTGCCCAAGCCGGTGTCGAAACTGACGTGGGACAACGGCGCGCTGATGTCGCCGTCCACGGCTGAGGCGAACGGGCTGCAGACCGGCGACCTGATTGCGGTTCAGCATGAGGGCCGGACGCTGAACGTGCCGGTGTGGATCCTGCCGGGGCATGCCAAGGACGCCATCACGGTGTCGGTTGGGTACGGGCGCACCCGCGCCGGCCAGTTGGGCAACGGAACCGGCTTCAACGCCTACGCGCTGCGCGGCTCGTCGGCGCCCTGGTTCGGCGCCGCCACGATCACCAAGACCGGCGGCACCTACGACCTGGTCGGCACGCAGGACCACTGGTCGATCGAAGGCCGCAACATCATCCGTTCGGCGACGCTGGAGGAGTTCAAGGCCAATCCGGCGTTCGTGAAGGAGATGGAGCACGGCAAGCTCGACAAGCGCATCTCGCTCTACGCCGACAAGGAATATAAGGGTGACCAGTGGGGCATGGCGATCGACATGAACGCCTGCACCGGCTGCTCGGCCTGCATCATCGCCTGCGTCGCCGAGAACAACATCCCGGTGGTCGGCAAGGAGCAGGTCAGCAAGAACCGCGAGATGCACTGGCTGCGCATCGACCGCTACTTCGCCGGCGACCTCGACACGCCCGACACCTACTACCAGCCGATGCCCTGCCAGCAGTGCGAGAACGCGCCCTGCGAGGTGGTGTGCCCGGTGGCGGCGACCACCCACAGCCCCGAAGGCCTGAACGACATGGTCTACAACCGCTGCGTCGGCACCCGCTACTGCTCGAACAACTGCCCGTGGAAGGTGCGCCGCTTCAACTTCCTGCTGTTCCAGGACTGGAACACGCCGCAGTTCAAGATGCAGCGCAACCCGGACGTCACCGTCCGCAGCCGCGGCATCATGGAAAAGTGCACCTACTGCGTGCAGCGCATCAACGCCGCGCGCATCCAGTCGAAGCGCGAGGACCGCGCCATTCGCGACGGTGAGATCGTCACCGCCTGCCAGGCGGTGTGCCCGGCCGGCGCCATCGTGTTCGGCAACATCAACGACCCGAACAGCCAGGTGGCGAAGCTGAAGTCGAGCCCGCGCAACTACGCGACCCTCGAGGATCTCAACACGCGCCCACGCACGACGTATCTCGCGGCGGTGCGCAATCCGAACCCGGCCTTGCCTTCGAACCCGATGGTCGGCGGCCACCATGCGACGACCGAGTCGCACGAGGCAGCGTCTCCTGAGGGCGGACATTAA
- a CDS encoding cytochrome c3 family protein: MLAIVFVLLGLGWVVLTFQRSDFVTSANQFIEQPVQFSHQHHAGGIGIDCRYCHTSVEVSPSAGIPPTKTCINCHSQIWTTSPFLEPVRASFRDDKPLQWIRVHDLPDFVYFNHSIHVTKGVGCETCHGRVDKMPLMIQKVSLQMEWCLNCHRDPSQFVRPRDQITTMGYQPAIAQAELGPRLVKEYKIAGLEHMTSCSVCHR, translated from the coding sequence GTGCTCGCCATCGTGTTCGTGCTGCTCGGCCTCGGCTGGGTGGTGCTCACGTTTCAACGTTCGGATTTCGTCACCTCGGCGAATCAGTTCATCGAGCAACCGGTCCAGTTCAGTCACCAGCACCACGCCGGCGGCATCGGCATCGATTGCCGCTACTGCCACACCTCGGTGGAGGTCTCACCGTCGGCCGGCATCCCGCCGACCAAGACCTGCATCAACTGTCACTCGCAGATCTGGACGACCAGCCCGTTCCTCGAACCGGTGCGCGCCAGCTTCCGCGACGACAAGCCGCTGCAGTGGATCCGCGTGCACGACCTGCCGGACTTCGTCTACTTCAACCACAGCATCCACGTCACCAAGGGCGTCGGCTGTGAAACCTGCCACGGCCGCGTCGACAAGATGCCGTTGATGATTCAGAAGGTGTCGCTCCAGATGGAGTGGTGCCTCAACTGCCATCGCGACCCGTCGCAGTTCGTGCGTCCGCGCGACCAAATCACGACGATGGGTTATCAGCCGGCGATTGCGCAGGCCGAACTCGGCCCGCGCCTGGTCAAGGAATACAAGATTGCCGGTCTGGAACACATGACCAGTTGCTCGGTATGCCACCGATGA